A section of the Paramisgurnus dabryanus chromosome 4, PD_genome_1.1, whole genome shotgun sequence genome encodes:
- the LOC135736142 gene encoding uracil nucleotide/cysteinyl leukotriene receptor-like, translating into MDNFTYINSSLLISHRPLNSSQTDKTVYAICAHIPAGLFFYLSLGFLNMFLGIPGNVIVLWLIQKKRRESSTSDIFIAHLSVLDVCFCLIFPLEFASIVYLTTSTNWYVLRFFYGVKDFSPLFLSCISLDRYLAVMHPIIFTKLKDTWHRPVCIGVTWFVILVCSAGKCVGTFPDFDRVFTVMILTVFVFMVFCNISILRALRQSAPGRDKRHPIKKKACKMVLIILMIVVFNYLPPVVLYPFQDYFSPDIFKCYIQYIVFGFMDLSSVIQPILYLSQGKLPACCCSGVENDTERANADSPANA; encoded by the coding sequence ATGGACAACTTCACCTACATCAACTCTTCCCTGCTCATCAGTCATCGTCCTCTGAACTCATCTCAGACCGATAAGACTGTCTACGCCATCTGTGCACACATACCAGCAGGACTTTTCTTCTACCTGTCTTTGGGGTTTCTCAACATGTTCCTGGGCATCCCAGGCAATGTAATAGTTCTGTGGCTCATTCAGAAGAAAAGGCGTGAGTCGTCCACATCAGACATCTTCATCGCCCATCTTTCTGTGCTAGACGTTTGCTTCTGTCTCATTTTTCCTCTGGAATTTGCAAGCATTGTCTATTTGACTACCAGCACCAATTGGTACGTCCTGCGTTTTTTCTATGGTGTCAAAGACTTTTCGCCCCTCTTCTTGTCTTGTATCTCTTTAGACAGGTATTTGGCTGTAATGCATCCCATTATCTTCACCAAACTAAAGGACACATGGCACCGTCCTGTTTGCATTGGTGTCACATGGTTTGTGATTTTGGTCTGCTCTGCAGGGAAGTGTGTAGGAACCTTTCCAGACTTTGATAGAGTTTTCACCGTCATGATCCTCACCGTATTCGTCTTCATGGTGTTCTGTAACATCTCCATTCTTAGGGCTCTAAGACAGTCGGCTCCAGGACGAGACAAGAGACACCCTATCAAGAAAAAGGCTTGTAAGATGGTGCTCATCATTCTGATGATCGTTGTCTTTAACTACTTGCCACCTGTGGTTCTCTATCCATTCCAAGACTATTTTTCTCCAGACATTTTCAAATGCTACATACAATACATCGTCTTCGGCTTCATGGACCTTAGTAGTGTCATACAGCCGATTTTATATCTGTCCCAGGGAAAACTGCCGGCGTGCTGCTGTAGTGGTGTGGAGAATGACACTGAACGTGCTAATGCAGATAGTCCTGCAAATGCCTGA